In the Thermoplasmata archaeon genome, TTTCCGCCGTTGTTGGCTGAACCGAAAATAATCGTATCGTACGCATCCAGGTTAAGCCTCATGAGATCCTTGAGGTCGAAGATATCTGTGTTTGCATTCTTGGAAATGTACTTCGCTATAGGCGTGTACTTCTTCTTGGTCAAGAGACCAGTTGCAAATATTACTGCTTTTGCCATCCCATCACATCCTGCCGCAGTGTTATCGGCGGCATTGGCACATGTACTTTCCTTTTTATAACCGTTTAGTCACAAAAGGGTCATTCGTCCAGTACGATAGGCGGTTGCTCTCCTTTGAGATACCTCTCAACGGTTGCGGGCTCCACCATTGAGCACATGATTTCAGCGGCCCAGTTACCATCCTTATTGTATGGTATCAGCGCCCCTTTACCCATGTAGGGGAAGACGCCCCTCTCTGATGCCGCAAAGTACGTCGTAGCGACGCAGAACTCGGTGAGCATTCCTGTGAATACTGCGCAATCTATGTTGTTGTCCTTCAGGATCTTTTCGAGATCGGTCTCTTTGAAGCAGTTCATATGCTTCTTATGGACTACGATATCTGTTTCGGCTGATTCGATACCAGGCAACCATTCATCTTCATCCTCGCCGTGATAACCTGTATGTGATGGGCCATCGAAATGTATGAAGATTACTGGGGCTCCATTCTCTCTGAAGATCTTCAGGAATCTGTTGATTCCTTCTACGGCGGGAACCATCCTCTCAGACCATTCATCGATGCTCAGAGTGAATTTGCGCTGGGGATCAATTACGATTAAGGCCAGGTGCTTTCCCCAGATGTAGTCGCGTATCATAGGCAAGTGTACTGTGTTGGATTAATAAAAACTACACTCAATGGCATTATATCTTATTCAGTTGCTAAAGGTGTAGCGCTAGTGGAGGCCTAACATGAACGTCTATGATTTCGACGGCACGCTATATGACGGCGATTGTATGGTTGACCTCTACAAATACTGCCTCAAACGCAGGCCGTATATCCTGGTGGTTTTCCCTTCCCAGTTCAGGGCGTGGTATCGCTTCAGAAAGGGAAAGATAGATCATAGGCAGATGAAACAGACATACTACAAGTTCTTCAGATTCTTCGACATGGAGCGGATGTCTGAGAGATTCTGGGATGACAATCAGAAAAAGGTGTTCAGCTGGTATGCCGATCTCCACAAGGATGACGATGTTGTCATCTCTGCATCACCTTTCTTCCATGTAAAAGAGATATGCTCGAGATTG is a window encoding:
- a CDS encoding cysteine hydrolase, translated to MIRDYIWGKHLALIVIDPQRKFTLSIDEWSERMVPAVEGINRFLKIFRENGAPVIFIHFDGPSHTGYHGEDEDEWLPGIESAETDIVVHKKHMNCFKETDLEKILKDNNIDCAVFTGMLTEFCVATTYFAASERGVFPYMGKGALIPYNKDGNWAAEIMCSMVEPATVERYLKGEQPPIVLDE
- a CDS encoding phosphoserine phosphatase; its protein translation is MNVYDFDGTLYDGDCMVDLYKYCLKRRPYILVVFPSQFRAWYRFRKGKIDHRQMKQTYYKFFRFFDMERMSERFWDDNQKKVFSWYADLHKDDDVVISASPFFHVKEICSRLGIENVIASDVDPVNGICLGPNCRDYEKVRRFREIFGDARINSFYSDSEHDAPLARLADRAYMVKNGQITEWILEKEMV